gaattctgaaaacagatttgaattcgtcgtcaagtctacttgaaatcgactttgccacatttttgatattatcccccaaattccagaaaacgtcatattaaaaaagagtatttaaacatttttgtatttcaatttttggagaagctaaaataaaaaaataaaaattatgggaaagtcgatttcaagtagacttgatgacaaattcaaatctgttttcagaattctcataacttcattagatcaattgatatgtttggcaaaggaTCCGTcttaaatcctatgtcgcgcgtgtgttagacaaaaatagaaaaccacggtatggaatccccttaagaaatgttttgatatttgaaTAACGGTGATGGttcaatgtatatattaaatatcaatgtaaaattaaataatatgtacttttcgTTCTAAATCCTAAATGTCCAGCAGAAAAATTACACTTCAAAAATTATTGATGGCCTCTGTACacacaaaatcaaaatatagttaatataggtataggtataggcatAACTATGTAAAAAGATcgcgtttatatatatacgctaaatacataggtatgtaatatatcTATTTGTTTACACACGCCTATGTAATGCAATGTGCATTGATCCACTATAATTCTGTATAACCCCCAAAGCGCTCGCACatgtataacttatattaatccTAACACAATCGACGCGAGCCAATCCCGACAAaattggtataaatattatgtaggtatcgtTGCGAAGTAATGGCCGATTGTACTGATTCTATAATGATATTGTATCGTGTCAAAACGATTGACCCTGAACGGTTCCTTTGATCACGTGATATATCACAATAGCACACTGCTGTTAATAGAAGCCTAAATCGGAAGTTAGGGTACGTATAAATCCACCTGAAGATACGCACTCCACGACAAAATCGGTAACCTATAACAACGAACGAGCTAGCCGAACTACACTACATTACATTGTGGTATTgtccgagttgcggtcgcaatagacgaattgcggtcttaataatattgaaggtaaAATTAACGTCTTAATTGCGGTCAGTATCCGGTTATCGATTATCCGATGAGCTCTTATCCAATTTTCGATAATATGCGATGTTGccaaaattttgtaatttaatattttcaaggtccatttcaatgccccccccccactttcgaaatttgaacttctgaccactccaaacgtttgtgcatcgtttgtgcagaaatgtgcaccaagtccaatcgtttgtgcataaaaactgaaagctctatccctaaaacaaaatgggggggccattgaaacggtagcccccccccacattgaatatttggatttttgaatgtgccaaacgtttgtgcatcgtttgtgcagaaatgtgcaccagatcccgacgtttgtgcacaaaaactcccagcgctatccaaaaaacaaagtgaggggtattaacacgagggtcccccttttttgaaattttaaatatttatcatattaataaatgttgtttacgtacctaataggtttaatagaattttactatggccatgtaaacgtatgacaaataaaatcttcaaatatttttaatttatcaagaaagcattatcttgttctaatgtttttgatttcaaaattgtatgaataaatacagttttttctttatgcatttctttactttatattttatattcaaaatttgtattttgaccgtttcatttttgtatttagcataataatatgtaactatgtaaatatttaaaacataataattattaatcatatttttttaccgcaactaggatttttacctattttgatatttaacctgttttgatcccgaccgcaactcggatttttttttttacctgttataatctcgaccgcaactcggtatcaacctacattgtaatataatattataatattgtatatattattttgttagccGTTATGTATACGAACGtccaatattaaaatgttttagattctgagctgaaTGTtgaatgattttacaatgatgtgtgtttttgttactttttttatttttgtgtgtccATAATCAcattttggagcagtaaaagtgcttcaattttcaactttgaggggggtttttcaaaaatatttgtttttctgtgctatttataaattataggtatatttgattttttttagtttttttttgttttatgtatagttatttttttcgggtaaaaaaattgtataaaaggtTCCtacaataagttgttattaattaatacaggTACCAATTAaagatatcaaaaatattatatagctactttttttttttttgtaaacgttTTAGTTACCTAGTTCAACTTTTTACAGAAATTACAAatcaatttaagttaaaaatgtataaaatgttaaatttttattttttatagcttcaacttgataacttaataaaatttgatactaataaacaatttttaaaaaatgttagttattttctaataatacatTCGTTTTTtacaaatgtcaataaaattgtatttgttcgGTTTAAATgcaagaaaaattaatacaaggatCTTAAATAGAGGGATAGGAACTTCATGATTCAGGCCTTAAAATGTGTATTCGTTTATGCCCTAAACTCTAAAGAATCACTAACTatgctattaaaatttaaaatatacattaaaaaaaatcatagtacctattgaataaaacatttgtattttaatatctagataatattttcaaaattataaattgtaattgataataaaaatcttgtataggtactaacaagtaaatattaataattttcttttccgattttttttcttcttacaTCGAGTTTTAGGGTATCACGCGTGTGATGTACCGATAAGCAACAATGTGAGTGATCGGCGAGGAAAACAAacactaattttatttcaaaatatttattttctataaataaaaccatcatactaatattattccaaGTCGAggaaatctatttaaaattaggttatttttattaatacgcaactattaattttaaatataactcgCATTCCTATGTAACAAATTTCTTCAATTACATGGGCTAtgtttttaaagataatttaaaaatatataaactctAAGAAGTCCCTAGCCctactcctgatatattgttacaatagcagttgaaaaatgtaaaaaatacacggcacattttttttttataagcatttaatatttgaactttgattaattgtatcaaatttaaaatttaaaaattattttgtagttaaaaatgtataaaatgttcacctTTATAGccttatagctaaggattgaaaatttaaaacaaggttccgcgtaagtaggttattgtgtaaacaaaaatctaaaaaaaaaataaaatcattgttttattaataactattttatgtttaaatttacaacatacaGTGAttcttgtaacctactgtacaagcgtacagcagagcgacatccacttaaccactttttttctttctatttcGAACTCCCAACTCACAAAACTAATCAATATAGAGAAATGAACACATCCCCAGTAAATTCTTAGAAAACTATAACCAGGTCACGTATTGGTCATACCCATCTCACACATAGTttcttaatgaataaaaaagaaCTTACAATATATGCTGTCATGCGGAGTTAATCCAAcggtaaaacataatattattataaatgaattccttacttttaaaactttaaaacaacaTACAACTACCTCCCGTACTAAATATCTTTAGCTGTTATCCCTCACCCCTGAATCGAATAATCAATTTCTCATCATCACCTCAAAACTCTTAAACAAGTTATTATacgaacttatataatatacctaccaaccTCCTAAAATAATAACCTGCCAttataaaagtgttttttttttttttaattgagatctatttactattattaattaatttactatcaTTAACACAAATATATAAGTTCCTAAATCccaaactaacctaacctaaccgggtccattattttataccaatgagtcaaatattatgtttaaaagagcacacaacataaaaaaaattgtctttaaattttttttatatgttaaattattgtgGCTATGGCTGTATGAAATGATTTAGTGTAAAccgatgtaaaaaaatattattttaagacatACTAAGAAATCTAGAATAGCCACGTGACGTCATTGGGCCCTGTGTCATAGGATTCTATTACccttaataatttttacctccctcggtaaaaatttcattttaggTGGGTATAAATATACTACACAGAAAGAAATACcgcagttaaattaataaaaattgaggttaaatcaacaaaataatgattGACATAGGTCCAACAGGGAGTttgttattatgaaaattaatattttgttgatttaacaacatttttccctgttaatttaatgtttaattcaacaaattattttgttgttttgaaataatacacCATTAGAATTATTGTGCTTACTAatgaaatgattttttaaattaatcaattattttgttaaaaaaaattaatttttattaaatcaacaagatatttttttattaaatcatcaattatttaaccattgatttgaaaattgtggtttgttaattttaaaatcatacctTCGTttagtggcgtatttaggattttttttaggAGGAAGattcatcaatatatatatcactatatataaactaaaatatagatGGATATTTgaagacattaatattatacatgtattaaatatatatatattacactttCTAGGGGTTTATATCCCCTGAACACCCCTTATTACTTTACTACTATCGTCATTAGTATCATATAGGTAATGTAACAgaaggtaggtattatagtaatgaaaaaataagatatttttaagactaaaaataattttattttaaaaatcaaacaatttatcaaaatttaatttcactaaCAATTTGATTAACCAAAGGACAAGGTTTGTCATAtttgttaacaatattatagtataatttttgaacaaataGCCATACATTTATAGATTCAATTGGATATTCTATATTGAAGACATGGaaaattttgaaacaaatgTCTAGTGCTTTAATAGGGGaaaaaactttgtatttaatacTATCAAAAAAAACCAATACTTCCAGTGGTTCCCTAATTGttcctataattataatacatggttGTATGGTATCGCCAACATTATATTTTCGCTTGATCATTTCTTCAACCTCTACTGCAGTTGGCGCTATCATCATAAAACTGTTCTGCGAATCTTGGATTGAATATTTTACTATGGTTTTTTTCCCTTGTGTGTCGGTGGATGACTTTTTGTTTGTTGGTATTAAAATTGCATGTAggagatacaatattatacaacttttagaacctgaaaatagaaaattaatgaaaattaattctatgaaagaaaatatgcattaattcaataaaatattggtaaataatGAACGAATAATGGATCATGATCTGAACTTACTTTCAGTTACTTGACTGTTGTCAATCAGATAATTGTATAACTTCTTATTTGAAGGATCTTTCAGCCGTTGATTCAGTACTTGAATAACTTTTAGTTTGGTGTCATCAAAAATGTTTAGCATATTTGATGCTTCCTTTTGAAGACACTGAAAATCAATGTCAACCTATAAAAGTAAGACATATGCCAATATTAATTCTAACTTACAATTCTTAGgatgactaaaatattaaaggggttcaaattttcaaatacattttaataaagatacattttattatataggtattaaaaacttattacaGAGTCATAAGTATAACTGTATTAATTAGTGGTATgttgttatcaataatattgttcataggTAGGTAGCttattaaacacaataatttgatacagtaacaatttattgttggaTACCCGAGGGCTTGTTGTAAGAATACTAGAAGCTCCTGCTCCTGCTCCTGCCCCAAAAAtgggaaaaacatttttttaagttgtgCAAGTTTAATCATAACAAAagattagttaaaaaaaagtgtatcaatctattattaattgttaaagttgtaaaaatttaacaaaagaagAACCTAAAACTATTGCATAGGTCCTAGTAAATTTAGTTGGTGGGTGGGTAGTTTATGAAGCTTGCTCTTTGAGTTTTGAAGACTAAAGCCGCCACTGTAGATATCCACCCTATCAACACAGAGATACATTTATGCAATAGgcattcaaactttaaattacCTACGGCACAAAAACATTgtcttatacattttagtataatattaaaaagattaagcattaaatatttttagcaatcatatcactaaatataatttataaattaggtttatgaattataaaatctCACAAGTTTATATCCAAGTGGCTTCTTGTAGTGAGGCCATGTATTGTGTAAATCAGTAGCcgacatttttaatgattttagcCTGTACACTGCagtttttttccaaattatttctatatcagGCCATGATAATTCATCATGGTTCAACTGACTTATATATCTTTCAGGATCTTCTTCAACcactgttattttaataaataaacaaattaatttaattaacaacttacaaatatatatttaaatattagtccATAGTACTCATCACctaattcatcattgaatgctGCAGATATCCGGGTGAGACTATTTTTCTCAAGCTTACGTTTTTTTAATGGGCCCTGAGACACTAGCCCATGGTTTTTCAAActtcttattttgttgaaatattttgcATACAGTTTCCCTTTTGGCGCTTTATTGTCTGTATCtctaacaaaatatgtttcctgaataaaaatgtaagtaaatatttaatctatgtacacttttagtatttatttcagTTATACTGGTTGAGCGCCATATGGGTTTTTATAGTTTTCCTAATGTCGCCTTGAGACCCAAATTTAGTTCTCGTTGAATTTTTTACATTGCCATGAGAAGTACAATAGGATCTCACTAATATTacacttttattaattaacaccCAATATTGGTTCTCGTTTATAggattttaatcattaaattaatttattcagatTCTGCACTATATTTTGATATGAATAGCAAAaacctaatttttattattatttctaagacatttaaatataatcacaaaataacaaaaatatattttagttttatataccATGgcaatagaaaacaaaattttaaaatcactgtTGACAATCATCAAAATTTAGTTGTGAACCAAAATTGGGTCTCATGGCGCTCAACTTGTTAAGTAActacttttacaattttaaaaataaacatttctatgattttgaatttaagataaataactGAAAATTGAATGTGTTAATTTTGTTACCTTCAATTCAGTTGTAAAAGTTTCAACAATTGTCTTTGCTATAGTATCTGCCAGACCAACAGACATAGAGATAGATTGTTCAATGAGACTCGATATTATTAAGTCAATCATTAAACTGCGACATGActcatttaaacttttatttgacTTGTAGTAGTTTGTTATCATTACCCCATGAGAACTATTACTAAGGACATCATGTAAAGAAAATTGTGGAGATATATGGCAAATTGATTGTACTGGTAAGTTGGAAAATGATAAAGTGGATACAGTTGATGTATTCCTTACATCAACAGTAACCTCTTCTGGTTTGTTTTGCAATTGCTtgagatttttcttaaattttattttcacccCCATTGGATACTTTGATAAAAGCTGCTCAACTTCAATAGTACTTATAGATTGTAACGCCTCGACATCAATACATTCAGCTAAATCAAAAATATggttctattaaaataaataatagtcaatatttataaataataatttaaattactgtgtacaattataaaaataaaaatcctgagccaaaatattataaaaatttaaatggtaACTATACATGTTTCAGCCTATAGACCATTATagggttatataaaatatttaaaatataaatataaaaatcaaattcaaatattataaaatataaagaacaataaataatatatttattatttaccatttaaattattacaacttataataatctggcttttgtgaatttttatttttataatttgcaatttgttacacagtaattaatattattaattatacaagtattaaacaatactttaattttaaatatttatagctatgaaaattaatcgaaaattaatcgaaaattaaatttataatactaaccTAAGCAAGTTTCATACAAATATTCCATGTTCCAACCTAACAAcatatcttttaaaatattttgatcctCAAAACTTAAATGATAAGGCTTAGGTGAAATATCATGACTTGGCGGTGATAGTTGAGAAAAATTATCCATAATATTCGGACATTCTACTAATCTTTCATCATTGGAAATTGAAGAGCAGGAGGGTAGCTGAAGCTCTGTATAAATTCTTTCATCCTCAAGGTTTTCTCTGAATAGATTTAAGTAATCTTCTTTTTGGTGTTGCATTTTACTTGAtccataaaatacatttagaaatacaaaatataattgcacacaaatatatacatattacataaattaaattatttaattttaaaacttgaaaGATATAAATACTACacatattagtacctacatcttcatcttatacctaaatatactaatactaaaatgagataaataaaaacaaaattaggaGATTCGATTATTTCCAGTTCTAGAAATATTCTTTCAACCTAATCATAAGATTACCACCAgtaactttattgatatttaaaggtGGGGAATTGAACTGATCA
This genomic window from Metopolophium dirhodum isolate CAU chromosome 1, ASM1992520v1, whole genome shotgun sequence contains:
- the LOC132934802 gene encoding uncharacterized protein LOC132934802, giving the protein MQHQKEDYLNLFRENLEDERIYTELQLPSCSSISNDERLVECPNIMDNFSQLSPPSHDISPKPYHLSFEDQNILKDMLLGWNMEYLYETCLAECIDVEALQSISTIEVEQLLSKYPMGVKIKFKKNLKQLQNKPEEVTVDVRNTSTVSTLSFSNLPVQSICHISPQFSLHDVLSNSSHGVMITNYYKSNKSLNESCRSLMIDLIISSLIEQSISMSVGLADTIAKTIVETFTTELKETYFVRDTDNKAPKGKLYAKYFNKIRSLKNHGLVSQGPLKKRKLEKNSLTRISAAFNDELVVEEDPERYISQLNHDELSWPDIEIIWKKTAVYRLKSLKMSATDLHNTWPHYKKPLGYKLVDIDFQCLQKEASNMLNIFDDTKLKVIQVLNQRLKDPSNKKLYNYLIDNSQVTESSKSCIILYLLHAILIPTNKKSSTDTQGKKTIVKYSIQDSQNSFMMIAPTAVEVEEMIKRKYNVGDTIQPCIIIIGTIREPLEVLVFFDSIKYKVFSPIKALDICFKIFHVFNIEYPIESINVWLFVQKLYYNIVNKYDKPCPLVNQIVSEIKF